In the Arachis ipaensis cultivar K30076 chromosome B10, Araip1.1, whole genome shotgun sequence genome, one interval contains:
- the LOC107620793 gene encoding uncharacterized protein PFB0145c-like codes for MEEVNYMGNFSRNFNKNPYSNIFNQRWRNHLNFGWRDQQNPQQGFNNNRNGMYQNQFNNKPFETSQQQLETPRQSLSDLAGIVSNLSKTTHSFVTETKSSIRNLEIQIGQLSKRIPEIPSNTLPNNTEGNPKEECKALTIEVVTEPKKEHVLEELKEIIAHEETKTATLHAPLLREESEEYSSSEEDEESKKKQFARYLTILRKLKANSSPTEALEEEDEPVILAKECSALVQKKLPQKLSDPGSFLIPCTIGTITFEKALYDLGSSINLMPLSVMKRLGILEVQRATISLKLADKTQKRAYGMVEDVLVKVDDLHIPADFVILDTGEDRDESIILGWPFLATPKAIIDVERGELVLRLHEDCILFKIPTLRLPLTELVL; via the coding sequence ATGGAGGAAGTGAACTATATGGGAAACTTCTCCAGAAACTTCAACAAAAATCCCTATTCAAATATCTTCAATCAAAGATGGAGGAACCACCTcaactttgggtggagagaccaacAGAATccccaacaaggcttcaataataatcggAATGGAATGTACCAAAATCAGTTCAACAATAAACCATTCGAAACTTCTCAGCAACAATTGGAGACACCTAGGCAAAGTCTCTCTGACTTAGCTGGTATAGTCTCCAACCTCtccaagaccactcacagtttcgtAACAGAGACTAAGTCCTCCATTAGGAACCTAGAAATACAGattggtcagctgagcaagaggatcccagaGATCCCTTCTAACACTCTTCCAAACAACACAGAAGggaatccaaaagaagagtgcaaggccctcaCTATAGAGGTTGTAACCGAACCTAAAAAGGAGCATGTTTTAGAGGAGCTCAAAGAAATCATAGCTCATGAGGAGACTAAAACAGCCACCTTGCACGCCCCTTTACTACgtgaagaatctgaagaataCTCGTCTTCAGAAGAGGATGAAGAGTCCAAGAAAAAGCAATTTGCTCGGTATCTGACCATCCTCAGAAAACTAAAAGCCAACTCCTCTCCCACAGAGGCGTTAGAAGAGGAAGATGAGCCTGTGATACTggccaaggaatgtagtgccttGGTCCAGAAGAAACTTCCTCAAAAGCTTTCAGATCCCGGAAGCTTCCTGATTCCCTGTACTATAGGGACTATCACCTTTGAGAAGGCACTATATGACCTTGGCTCAAGCATCAATCTGATGCCTTTGTCTGTAATGAAGAGGCTAGGAATTTTAGAGGTGCAGCGTGCCACAATCTCATTGAAGTTGGCAGACAAGACCCAAAAAAGGGCGTATGGCATGGTAGAGGATGTCCTGGTGAAGGTTGACGACCttcacatccctgctgactttgtgATTCTAGACACAGGGGAGGACagagatgaatccatcatccttggatggCCTTTTCTAGCCACTCCTAAGGCCATAATTGATGTAGAAAGAGGTGAGCTAGTCTTAAGACTACATGAGGATTGTATCTTGTTCAAGATACCAACCCTCAGACTCCCTTTGACAGAGCTGGTACTATAG